The following coding sequences are from one Pigmentibacter sp. JX0631 window:
- a CDS encoding chorismate-binding protein yields the protein MELFNLEEFLNSGMFVSSPQENKIWCMYESIEKYQSNENLAYPYFYFSDFYFKNGKSFFKGNKFFEFSIETFQNILERDISEIPDIKWNKFDDLFYKNQYDLIKNSIKNKNIQKGVPFSFLPGNFEIDNKNKLYFIKNIIKNIKNNKCHLYGFWEENKGIIGASPELIFLQENNSIFTIALAGTIKNEINVDIDKFLHDPKMNNEHNFVIEGIKKSLNLYGEVKIGQTTIFELPHLIHLKTDIYLNLNSEFNFLKLVNLLHPTPAVGIYPKNNQFWIEESFLNSSQRKNFAAPFGIMLSNKKSFCVCLIRGIEWDNFDVQITAGGGVINESIYQEEMNEIKFKIQSIIKNLGLNYEF from the coding sequence ATGGAATTATTTAATTTAGAAGAATTTTTGAATTCTGGAATGTTTGTGTCTTCGCCACAAGAAAATAAAATTTGGTGTATGTATGAATCTATAGAAAAATATCAATCAAATGAAAATTTAGCATATCCTTATTTTTATTTTAGTGATTTTTATTTTAAAAATGGAAAATCTTTTTTTAAAGGGAATAAATTTTTTGAGTTTTCTATTGAAACATTTCAAAACATTTTGGAGAGAGATATTTCTGAAATTCCAGATATAAAATGGAATAAATTTGATGATTTGTTTTATAAAAATCAATATGACTTAATTAAGAATAGTATTAAAAATAAAAACATTCAAAAAGGAGTTCCATTTTCTTTCTTGCCAGGTAATTTTGAAATAGATAATAAAAACAAATTGTATTTTATTAAAAATATAATTAAAAATATTAAAAATAATAAGTGTCATTTATATGGTTTTTGGGAAGAGAATAAAGGAATAATAGGGGCAAGTCCAGAACTTATTTTTTTACAAGAAAATAATAGTATATTTACTATCGCTCTTGCAGGAACTATTAAAAATGAAATAAATGTAGACATAGATAAATTTTTGCACGATCCAAAAATGAATAATGAACATAATTTTGTTATAGAAGGGATTAAAAAATCTTTAAATTTGTATGGAGAAGTAAAAATAGGTCAAACCACTATATTTGAGTTACCTCACCTTATTCATTTAAAAACTGATATATACTTGAATTTAAATTCGGAATTTAATTTTTTAAAATTAGTAAACCTTTTGCATCCAACACCTGCAGTCGGTATTTATCCAAAAAATAATCAATTTTGGATAGAAGAGTCATTCCTTAATTCTAGCCAACGAAAAAATTTTGCTGCACCATTTGGAATTATGTTGAGTAATAAAAAATCATTTTGCGTATGTCTTATTAGAGGTATTGAATGGGATAATTTTGATGTGCAAATTACCGCTGGAGGTGGAGTGATCAATGAAAGTATTTATCAAGAAGAAATGAATGAAATAAAATTTAAAATCCAATCTATTATTAAAAATCTAGGATTAAATTATGAATTCTGA
- a CDS encoding RluA family pseudouridine synthase, with the protein MQEKSVVTIEVPDEFDNQRLDIFITRMFDMIPSRSFATKLIENKKVKIDNKFFKSSYKLKKNQIAEIDFSFLNEINKEPVGERIPLNILYEDEDLIVINKEAGMVVHPGAGVQSGTLVNAILAYTGMTLPSLGGPVRAGIVHRLDRDTSGVMVVAKSQLALTHLSQQFAEHSQTRIYHAIVYGKLPKIEGNIETWHGRDLKNRLKYSVQEEGIGKKAILKYKLLKEFGNEEFSLVSCSLYTGRTHQIRVQMAYLGNGIVGDSLYSKIPDKLKNKKELFATVTKSSPRQMLHALHLGFVHPRHGNEMKFTAPYPVDFQNLYDLLQVKCN; encoded by the coding sequence ATGCAAGAAAAATCTGTGGTTACCATTGAAGTACCTGATGAATTTGATAATCAGCGTTTAGATATTTTTATAACTCGTATGTTTGATATGATACCTAGCCGATCATTTGCAACAAAATTGATAGAGAATAAAAAAGTTAAAATTGACAATAAATTCTTTAAATCTTCTTATAAACTAAAGAAAAATCAAATTGCCGAAATAGATTTTTCTTTCCTCAATGAAATCAATAAAGAACCAGTTGGTGAAAGAATTCCCTTAAATATTTTATATGAGGATGAAGATTTAATAGTAATAAATAAAGAAGCTGGGATGGTTGTTCATCCTGGAGCAGGTGTTCAATCAGGAACGTTAGTTAACGCTATTTTGGCATACACAGGAATGACTTTACCTTCCTTAGGTGGTCCTGTAAGGGCGGGGATTGTGCATCGTCTTGATAGAGATACTAGTGGAGTTATGGTTGTAGCTAAATCACAATTGGCTTTAACTCACCTTTCGCAACAATTTGCTGAACATTCTCAAACAAGAATCTATCATGCTATAGTATATGGCAAATTGCCTAAAATAGAGGGTAATATTGAAACTTGGCATGGTAGAGATTTAAAAAATCGCTTAAAATATTCCGTTCAGGAAGAAGGTATTGGGAAAAAAGCTATTCTGAAGTATAAATTACTTAAAGAGTTTGGAAATGAAGAATTTTCTTTGGTTTCCTGCTCACTATATACAGGAAGAACTCATCAAATTAGAGTACAAATGGCATATTTAGGAAATGGAATAGTTGGAGATTCACTTTATTCTAAAATTCCTGATAAGTTAAAAAATAAAAAAGAACTTTTTGCTACGGTAACAAAAAGTTCTCCACGCCAAATGCTGCATGCTTTACATTTGGGATTTGTTCATCCGCGGCATGGAAATGAAATGAAATTTACAGCTCCTTATCCAGTAGATTTTCAAAATTTATATGATTTATTGCAAGTTAAATGCAATTAA
- a CDS encoding helix-turn-helix transcriptional regulator, whose amino-acid sequence MEIQFKRKNPFEVLGLPEGEVSLLKIEEAYRNKRKQLEEAEKNSQNTQLLYDEVEKAFQELVNYLDDDNSLDQEEVVISATLFPKKTHQTLRNNNPPESSSSEFDDDYTPIYNQIIEKKSNLVNKTHSIKPVESIFNAKIPIQSKNIKAEATKNHLLLNSIQEMLRNKNNINGLFLKNIREKMDVSIDEMSLKIKVSKNYLEAIETDHFENLPAEVYAKGFFSSYLSYLGIEKKELVEALIEIYRNKKRLMKKK is encoded by the coding sequence ATGGAAATACAATTTAAAAGAAAGAATCCATTTGAGGTCCTTGGATTGCCTGAAGGTGAAGTTTCCTTACTAAAAATTGAAGAAGCTTATAGAAATAAAAGAAAACAACTTGAAGAAGCTGAAAAAAATAGTCAAAATACTCAATTATTATATGATGAAGTAGAAAAAGCATTTCAAGAATTAGTCAACTATCTTGATGATGATAATTCTTTAGATCAAGAAGAAGTTGTTATATCAGCAACCTTATTCCCTAAAAAGACTCATCAAACATTAAGAAATAATAATCCTCCAGAAAGTAGCTCAAGTGAATTCGATGATGATTATACTCCTATTTATAATCAAATAATTGAAAAAAAATCTAATTTAGTTAATAAAACACATTCAATTAAACCAGTTGAAAGTATATTTAATGCAAAAATTCCAATTCAATCTAAAAACATAAAAGCAGAAGCTACTAAAAACCATTTATTATTAAACAGTATTCAAGAAATGTTAAGAAATAAAAATAATATTAATGGATTATTTTTAAAAAATATTAGAGAAAAAATGGATGTATCAATTGATGAAATGTCTTTAAAAATAAAAGTAAGCAAGAATTATTTAGAGGCAATAGAGACTGATCATTTTGAAAATTTACCAGCTGAAGTCTATGCAAAAGGCTTTTTTAGCTCTTACCTTAGTTATTTAGGAATAGAGAAAAAAGAGCTTGTTGAAGCTCTCATAGAAATATATAGAAATAAAAAAAGGTTGATGAAAAAGAAGTAA